The proteins below are encoded in one region of Synchiropus splendidus isolate RoL2022-P1 chromosome 13, RoL_Sspl_1.0, whole genome shotgun sequence:
- the LOC128769448 gene encoding leucine rich adaptor protein 1-like: MAEEMFNDSVLDLKELELKVGRKTPDCLLTWMKDATDCPEERDDSALSDKIHNLKQDMRALRCTDVRILRQLVAIHEGIEAVRWLVEERGALASHGSSLTGSLSSLVTVEEPGASVSPCRDSPSLTFLQDVTEEESADQPPPTDVDHSHKPPAVSSTSPQNFTDPLQGALFRSLRVSHADGRDNPTEGNMEEHSGSLSKEALLLAYDAQWCWVESQDDVTYL; this comes from the exons ATGGCGGAGGAGATGTTCAACGACTCAGTTCTGGATCTAAAAGAACTAGAGCTGAAAGTGGGAAGGAAAACTCCGGACTGTCTTCTGACATGGATGAAGGATGCGACCGATTGTCCTGAAGAGAGAGACGACTCCGCTTTATCTGACAAAATACACAACTTAAAACAAGATATG agggcgctgcgGTGCACAGACGTGAGGATCCTGCGCCAGTTGGTGGCCATTCACGAGGGCATCGAGGCGGTGCGAtggctggtggaggagaggggCGCCTTGGCGAGTCACGGCAGCAGCTTGACAGGAAGCCTGAGCAGCTTGGTGACAGTTGAGGAGCCAGGGGCCTCAGTGTCCCCCTGCAG AGACAGCCCGAGTCTGACCTTCCTCCAGGATGTGACCGAGGAGGAGTCAGCCGATCAGCCACCGCCTACTGATGTAGACCATTCACACAAGCCGCCCGCCGTCTCATCAACAAGCCCTCAGAACTTCACTGATCCTCTTCAGGGGGCTCTGTTCAGGTCTCTCAGAGTCTCTCATGCAGATGGGAGAGACAACCCAACCGAAGGCAACATGGAGGAACATTCTGGCAGTTTGTCCAAAGAAGCGCTTCTGCTGGCTTATGATGCCCAGTGGTGCTGGGTGGAGTCTCAGGATGATGTGACTTATTTATGA
- the LOC128769447 gene encoding phospholipid phosphatase 3-like isoform X1, producing the protein MQRLICEKSMAAEARNGGTLNNNNCKDHKRRKLLVGVDLFCLFLAGLPFLVIETSAVQPYRRGFYCDDESIKYPAKNGDTISDGVLSAAGILITILSIIIGESYRIYFLNEGSKSFVGNPYISALYRQVGVFIFGCAISQSFTDIAKVSVGRMRPHFLDVCKPDFSTINCSLGYITDYQCQGPESKVQEARKSFFSGHASFSMYTMLYLVFYLQSRFTWHGARLLRPLTQFTLIMMSFYTGLSRVSDHKHHPTDVLAGFVQGALVAYCIVFYVSDLFKPRGRRSTVSPTPVKKDLVPPVDIRERSNHLIMA; encoded by the exons ATGCAACGACTGATCTGTGAGAAAAGCATGGCAGCCGAGGCGAGGAACGGCGGGACCCTTAACAACAATAACTGCAAAGACCACAAGAGGAGAAAGTTGCTGGTGGGAGTGGACCTGTTCTGTTTGTTCTTAG CCGGCCTGCCTTTCTTGGTCATTGAGACCAGCGCTGTGCAGCCATACCGCAGAGGGTTTTACTGCGACGACGAGTCCATCAAGTACCCCGCCAAAAACGGAGACACCATTAGCGATGGTGTGCTTAGTGCTGCTGGCATTCTTATCACCATCCTGTCT ATCATCATCGGGGAGAGCTACAGGATCTACTTCCTGAACGAGGGCTCCAAGTCTTTTGTAGGGAACCCGTACATCTCGGCCCTCTACAGACAGGTTGGCGTTTTCATCTTTGGCTGTGCCATCAGCCAGTCTTTCACCGACATAGCCAAAGTGTCGGTGGGTCGCATGCGCCCTCATTTCCTGGACGTGTGCAAACCGGATTTCAGCACAATCAACTGCTCGCTGGGATACATCACCGACTACCAGTGTCAAGGGCCGGAGAGTAAAGTTCAGGAGGCCAG AAAGTCTTTCTTCTCTGGCCACGCCTCATTCTCCATGTACACCATGCTCTACCTGGTG TTCTATCTCCAGTCACGCTTCACCTGGCACGGGGCCCGGCTGCTGCGACCCCTGACTCAGTTCACCCTCATCATGATGTCCTTCTACACCGGCTTGTCCCGTGTCTCTGATCACAAGCATCACCCCACTGACGTCCTCGCAGGCTTCGTCCAGGGAGCTCTGGTGGCCTACTGCATA GTGTTCTACGTGTCTGACTTATTCAAACCCCGAGGGAGACGCTCCACTGTTTCGCCAACCCCTGTGAAGAAAGACCTTGTTCCTCCAGTAGACATCCGGGAGCGAAGTAATCATCTCATCATGGCGTGA
- the LOC128769447 gene encoding phospholipid phosphatase 3-like isoform X2 codes for MQRLICEKSMAAEARNGGTLNNNNCKDHKRRKLLVGVDLFCLFLVLLVGVFLHKSPFPPYRRGFFCDDDSIRLPYKSSTVSTTVLTAVGVSVPVVSIIIGESYRIYFLNEGSKSFVGNPYISALYRQVGVFIFGCAISQSFTDIAKVSVGRMRPHFLDVCKPDFSTINCSLGYITDYQCQGPESKVQEARKSFFSGHASFSMYTMLYLVFYLQSRFTWHGARLLRPLTQFTLIMMSFYTGLSRVSDHKHHPTDVLAGFVQGALVAYCIVFYVSDLFKPRGRRSTVSPTPVKKDLVPPVDIRERSNHLIMA; via the exons ATGCAACGACTGATCTGTGAGAAAAGCATGGCAGCCGAGGCGAGGAACGGCGGGACCCTTAACAACAATAACTGCAAAGACCACAAGAGGAGAAAGTTGCTGGTGGGAGTGGACCTGTTCTGTTTGTTCTTAG TTTTGCTTGTGGGTGTGTTTTTGCACAAGTCCCCCTTCCCACCTTACCGGAGGGGCTTCTTCTGTGACGACGACAGCATCAGACTCCCCTACAAGAGCAGCACCGTGTCCACCACTGTCCTGACTGCAGTGGGGGTCTCTGTGCCTGTGGTCTCA ATCATCATCGGGGAGAGCTACAGGATCTACTTCCTGAACGAGGGCTCCAAGTCTTTTGTAGGGAACCCGTACATCTCGGCCCTCTACAGACAGGTTGGCGTTTTCATCTTTGGCTGTGCCATCAGCCAGTCTTTCACCGACATAGCCAAAGTGTCGGTGGGTCGCATGCGCCCTCATTTCCTGGACGTGTGCAAACCGGATTTCAGCACAATCAACTGCTCGCTGGGATACATCACCGACTACCAGTGTCAAGGGCCGGAGAGTAAAGTTCAGGAGGCCAG AAAGTCTTTCTTCTCTGGCCACGCCTCATTCTCCATGTACACCATGCTCTACCTGGTG TTCTATCTCCAGTCACGCTTCACCTGGCACGGGGCCCGGCTGCTGCGACCCCTGACTCAGTTCACCCTCATCATGATGTCCTTCTACACCGGCTTGTCCCGTGTCTCTGATCACAAGCATCACCCCACTGACGTCCTCGCAGGCTTCGTCCAGGGAGCTCTGGTGGCCTACTGCATA GTGTTCTACGTGTCTGACTTATTCAAACCCCGAGGGAGACGCTCCACTGTTTCGCCAACCCCTGTGAAGAAAGACCTTGTTCCTCCAGTAGACATCCGGGAGCGAAGTAATCATCTCATCATGGCGTGA